In the Dehalococcoidia bacterium genome, one interval contains:
- a CDS encoding cobalamin-dependent protein (Presence of a B(12) (cobalamin)-binding domain implies dependence on cobalamin itself, in one of its several forms, or in some unusual lineages, dependence on a cobalamin-like analog.) produces the protein MLHCDRGECKIPGDIYERLKNGLLELDMDAAVDAAKSVAQTGDPQAVKGAVDAVTEALQTVGKRFQDGEWYLAELVYAGEISKETMNILSPLMEAGAMETAGTIVIGTVAGDLHDLGKNIFITYAKSAGFNMIDLGTDVPTQKFVDAVKEHSPLALGMSCLLTSTDMEIGKVIEELNRQNLRDRVKVVIGGAALTQQFAKEAGVDAFAPDAVTGTDIIKKWSAS, from the coding sequence ATGCTACATTGTGATAGGGGGGAATGCAAAATACCAGGTGACATTTACGAGCGGCTAAAAAACGGCCTATTAGAGCTTGACATGGATGCTGCAGTCGATGCTGCTAAGTCGGTAGCGCAGACAGGCGACCCCCAGGCTGTTAAAGGTGCTGTAGATGCGGTTACCGAGGCGTTACAAACTGTGGGTAAAAGGTTTCAAGACGGGGAGTGGTATCTGGCTGAACTGGTATATGCAGGTGAGATATCCAAGGAGACGATGAATATCCTGTCGCCCCTGATGGAGGCCGGAGCGATGGAGACAGCAGGGACCATAGTGATAGGCACTGTAGCGGGCGATTTGCACGACCTTGGCAAGAACATCTTCATAACCTATGCGAAGAGCGCAGGCTTTAATATGATCGATCTCGGCACCGACGTACCTACTCAGAAGTTCGTTGATGCCGTCAAGGAGCACAGTCCCCTTGCCCTCGGGATGTCCTGTCTCCTAACATCAACGGACATGGAGATAGGAAAGGTTATAGAAGAACTGAACAGGCAGAACCTCAGGGACAGGGTCAAAGTCGTCATAGGCGGAGCCGCGCTAACGCAGCAGTTTGCCAAGGAAGCAGGTGTAGATGCCTTTGCGCCCGATGCAGTGACGGGCACGGACATAATCAAGAAATGGAGCGCCTCGTGA